The proteins below come from a single Piscinibacter gummiphilus genomic window:
- the purN gene encoding phosphoribosylglycinamide formyltransferase → MKNIVILISGRGSNMEAIVQACATEGWPARVAAVISNRPDAAGLRFAQARGIATAVVNHKGFSDREAFDAELARVVHGYAPDVVVLAGFMRILTPGFVTQFEGRMVNVHPSLLPAFPGLGTHQRAIEAGCKVAGATVHFVTPELDHGPIIAQAAVSVLPGDTEETLSARVLAREHLLYPRAVRWFISGQLRTENGVVTHVNGEPQLL, encoded by the coding sequence ATGAAGAACATCGTGATCCTGATTTCTGGACGGGGCTCCAACATGGAGGCGATCGTCCAGGCCTGCGCGACGGAAGGCTGGCCGGCGCGCGTCGCCGCAGTCATCAGCAACCGGCCCGATGCGGCCGGGCTGCGTTTCGCCCAGGCACGCGGGATTGCGACGGCGGTGGTGAACCACAAGGGCTTCAGTGACCGAGAGGCCTTCGACGCCGAGCTTGCGCGCGTGGTGCACGGGTACGCGCCCGACGTGGTGGTGCTGGCGGGCTTCATGCGCATCCTCACGCCGGGCTTCGTGACGCAGTTCGAGGGGCGCATGGTCAACGTGCACCCGTCGCTGCTGCCGGCCTTTCCGGGCCTCGGCACTCACCAGCGGGCCATCGAGGCCGGCTGCAAGGTGGCAGGCGCCACGGTGCATTTCGTGACGCCCGAGCTGGACCACGGGCCCATCATTGCCCAGGCCGCCGTGAGCGTGCTGCCCGGCGACACGGAAGAGACGCTCTCGGCCCGCGTGCTGGCGCGCGAGCACCTGCTGTACCCGCGCGCGGTGCGCTGGTTCATCAGTGGGCAGCTGCGCACCGAGAACGGCGTGGTGACCCACGTCAACGGCGAGCCGCAGCTGCTCTGA